A window from Hemicordylus capensis ecotype Gifberg chromosome 2, rHemCap1.1.pri, whole genome shotgun sequence encodes these proteins:
- the CHMP6 gene encoding charged multivesicular body protein 6, whose protein sequence is MGNLFGRKRRSRVTEQDKAVLQLKQQRDKLKQYQKRIFLQLERERTVARQLLKDGKKEKAKLLLKKKRYQEQLLDKTENQISNLEHMVQDIEFTQIEMKVIEGLKIGNECLNRMHQVMSIEEVERIMDETQEAVEYQRQIDEMVAGSFTEEDEDAILAELDAITQEQIDFPEVPSEPLPEKIPETSPVRIKPKPELVAAS, encoded by the exons ATGGGGAATCTGTTCGGGCGAAAGCGGCGGAGCCGAGTCACCGAGCAGGACAAGGCTGTGCTG CAACTGAAACAGCAGcgggacaaattaaaacagtatcaaaaAAGGATATTCTTGCAGCTGGAACGGGAGAGGACTGTTGCTCGGCAGCTACTGAAAGATGGCAAGAAAGA gaaaGCCAAATTGCTGTTGAAGAAAAAGCGATATCAAGAGCAATTGCTGGACAAAACGGAAAACCAAATTAGTAACCTGGAGCACATG GTCCAGGATATTGAATTCACCCAAATCGAGATGAAAGTGATTGAAGGCCTCAAAATTGGCAACGAGTGTTTAAATAGGATGCACCAG GTTATGTCAATAGAAGAGGTAGAAAGGATCATGGATGAGACCCAGGAAGCTGTGGAGTACCAGAGG CAAATAGACGAGATGGTGGCTGGCAGCTTCACTGAAGAGGATGAAGATGCCATCCTAGCAGAATTAGATGCCATCACTCAG GAACAGATTGATTTTCCAGAGGTTCCCTCAGAGCCCCTCCCAGAAAAAATTCCAG AGACATCACCTGTCAGAATCAAACCAAAGCCAGAATTGGTGGCAGCATCTTAA